One region of Quercus lobata isolate SW786 chromosome 2, ValleyOak3.0 Primary Assembly, whole genome shotgun sequence genomic DNA includes:
- the LOC115964669 gene encoding uncharacterized protein LOC115964669 has product MEEVENLWRKLSLSEEEEAGFELLKITGTQKSLLAGKFLTHRSVNREAVYRTFKPLWRTRKPFCIHDVYENKLVFEFENEMDLERVLELEPWTYDKHLILFQCINNTTTISSLSFSKCSFWVQIHNLPIKSMTPELGLSIGSSIGKVVRVVDSDEKGSIGCSLRVRVSIDVTKPLSRGRKIWEKGVVTGWSSFRYERLPNFCYWCGSLMNEDRDCDVWLGMKDKVSFDKKQFRPWMRAETDLPSRRPWRVGVGSEQAEHTQPRTPKPSTVLNDTLRDVSGKEVGIPLFKTV; this is encoded by the coding sequence ATGGAGGAAGTTGAAAACCTTTGGAGAAAACTCTCCCTttctgaggaagaagaagccGGATTTGAGTTGCTGAAAATAACTGGAACCCAAAAATCATTGTTGGCTGGTAAGTTCCTAACTCACCGTTCGGTTAACAGGGAGGCAGTGTACAGAACCTTCAAACCATTGTGGCGAACTCGGAAACCTTTCTGTATACATGATGTGTATGAGAATAAACTAGTCTTTGAGTTTGAGAATGAGATGGATTTGGAAAGGGTTTTGGAGTTGGAACCATGGACCTATGATAAACACTTGATTCTCTTCCAATGCATCAACAATACCACTACTATCTCTTCCCTTTCGTTTTCGAAATGTTCTTTTTGGGTCCAGATTCACAACCTACCCATTAAGAGCATGACACCAGAGCTGGGTTTATCCATTGGCAGTTCTATAGGTAAGGTAGTTCGTGTGGTAGACTCGGATGAGAAGGGAAGCATTGGCTGTTCTCTTAGAGTCCGGGTGTCTATTGATGTGACCAAACCTTTGAGTAGAGGTAGGAAAATCTGGGAGAAAGGAGTGGTGACTGGTTGGTCCTCCTTTCGCTACGAAAGACTCCCAAACTTCTGCTACTGGTGCGGTAGCCTAATGAATGAGGACAGGGATTGTGATGTTTGGCTTGGTATGAAAGATAAGGTGTCTTTTGATAAGAAGCAATTCCGTCCTTGGATGAGAGCTGAAACGGACCTCCCGTCTCGTAGACCATGGCGGGTCGGTGTGGGGTCTGAGCAGGCAGAACACACCCAGCCTCGTACACCAAAACCATCGACGGTTTTGAATGACACCTTGAGAGATGTGTCAGGCAAGGAAGTTGGTATTCCTCTGTTCAAGACAGTCTAG